One window of the Streptococcus parasanguinis ATCC 15912 genome contains the following:
- a CDS encoding NAD(P)H-dependent glycerol-3-phosphate dehydrogenase, whose product MEKQTVAVLGPGSWGTALSQVLNDNGHEVRLWGNIQEQIDEINTAHINQRYFKDIVISDQITATTDLKAALDGVDAILFVVPTKVTRLVAKQVAETLDHPVTVMHASKGLEPGTHDRISQILEEEIPASLRSEVVVVSGPSHAEETIVRDITLITAASKDLEAARYVQELFSNHYFRLYTNTDVIGVETAGALKNIIAVGAGALHGLGYGDNAKAAIITRGLAEITRLGVKLGASPLTYSGLSGVGDLIVTGTSVHSRNWRAGDALGRGGKLEDIEANMGMIIEGISTTKVAYELAQELDVYMPITQAIYQVIYEGKDIREAIHHMMSNEFKEENEWK is encoded by the coding sequence ATGGAAAAACAAACCGTTGCAGTATTGGGTCCTGGTTCATGGGGAACAGCCCTTTCACAAGTCCTCAATGATAACGGCCATGAAGTCCGTCTCTGGGGAAATATCCAAGAACAAATCGATGAAATCAATACCGCTCATATCAATCAACGCTATTTCAAAGACATCGTTATTAGCGATCAAATTACCGCTACGACTGATCTGAAAGCTGCCTTGGACGGAGTAGACGCTATCCTTTTTGTAGTTCCTACAAAGGTGACCCGCTTGGTCGCAAAACAAGTCGCTGAAACACTAGATCACCCTGTAACAGTGATGCACGCTTCTAAAGGGCTAGAACCTGGTACACACGATCGGATTTCTCAAATCCTTGAAGAAGAAATTCCTGCTTCTCTTCGCAGTGAGGTAGTGGTCGTCTCTGGACCGAGTCATGCAGAGGAGACCATCGTACGGGATATCACCCTCATTACAGCAGCTTCAAAAGATTTAGAGGCTGCACGCTATGTTCAAGAACTCTTTAGCAATCACTACTTCCGCCTGTATACCAATACAGATGTCATCGGAGTGGAAACTGCTGGAGCCTTGAAGAATATCATCGCTGTCGGAGCTGGGGCCCTGCACGGTCTTGGTTATGGTGACAATGCCAAAGCAGCCATCATCACGCGCGGTCTCGCTGAAATCACGCGCCTTGGCGTTAAACTCGGAGCTAGCCCATTGACTTATAGCGGTTTATCTGGGGTCGGTGACTTGATCGTTACCGGAACTTCTGTTCACTCCCGTAACTGGCGAGCTGGGGATGCTCTCGGACGTGGGGGAAAATTGGAAGATATCGAAGCCAACATGGGCATGATTATTGAAGGGATCTCTACGACAAAAGTCGCCTATGAGCTGGCGCAAGAATTGGATGTCTATATGCCGATTACACAAGCTATTTACCAAGTCATCTATGAAGGAAAAGATATCCGCGAAGCCATTCACCACATGATGAGCAATGAATTTAAAGAAGAAAACGAGTGGAAATAA
- the galU gene encoding UTP--glucose-1-phosphate uridylyltransferase GalU, whose amino-acid sequence MTKVRKAVIPAAGLGTRFLPATKALAKEMLPIVDKPTIQFIVEEALKSGIEEILVVTGKAKRSIEDHFDSNFELEYNLEQKGKTDLLKLVNDTTAINLHFIRQSHPRGLGDAVLQAKAFVGNDPFVVMLGDDLMDITNDDALPLTKQLMNDYDETHASTIAVMEVPHEEVSSYGVIAPQGEGINGLYSVETFVEKPNPEDAPSNLAIIGRYLLTPEIFAILENQEPGAGNEIQLTDAIDTLNKTQRVFAREFTGDRYDVGDKFGFMKTSIDYALKHPQVKDDLKQYIIELGKELEASEKTAD is encoded by the coding sequence ATGACTAAAGTTAGAAAAGCAGTCATTCCTGCGGCTGGTTTGGGGACACGCTTCCTCCCAGCTACTAAAGCCTTGGCCAAGGAAATGTTGCCAATCGTTGACAAACCTACGATCCAATTTATCGTAGAAGAGGCTCTGAAATCTGGGATTGAGGAAATCCTTGTCGTAACAGGGAAGGCCAAACGTTCGATCGAAGACCATTTCGATTCTAACTTCGAATTAGAATACAATCTCGAGCAAAAAGGCAAGACTGACTTACTCAAGTTGGTCAATGATACAACAGCGATCAATCTTCACTTCATCCGCCAAAGTCACCCTCGAGGTTTAGGAGACGCGGTTCTTCAAGCCAAGGCCTTTGTTGGAAACGATCCTTTTGTCGTCATGCTGGGAGATGACCTCATGGACATCACTAATGATGATGCCTTGCCACTTACCAAACAATTGATGAACGACTACGATGAAACCCATGCGTCAACTATCGCTGTGATGGAAGTCCCTCACGAAGAGGTTTCTTCTTACGGTGTGATCGCACCTCAAGGCGAAGGGATTAACGGTCTTTATAGCGTTGAAACTTTTGTCGAAAAACCAAACCCAGAGGATGCGCCAAGTAATCTCGCTATCATTGGACGCTACCTCTTAACTCCTGAGATCTTTGCGATCCTTGAAAATCAAGAACCAGGTGCTGGAAATGAAATTCAATTGACGGATGCGATTGACACGCTCAATAAAACACAGCGCGTCTTTGCTCGTGAATTCACTGGAGATCGCTATGACGTCGGTGATAAATTCGGCTTTATGAAAACTTCGATCGACTATGCCTTGAAACACCCTCAAGTCAAAGATGATCTCAAACAATATATTATCGAACTCGGAAAAGAATTAGAAGCGTCTGAAAAAACTGCAGACTAA